A genome region from Nicotiana tabacum cultivar K326 chromosome 13, ASM71507v2, whole genome shotgun sequence includes the following:
- the LOC107805436 gene encoding DNA repair protein recA homolog 3, mitochondrial, producing the protein MARLLRTATSLRTYLSSQPHCLRRSLFGALDQLCYFSSRGKKKSNSDGSDSGEENLSKKDLALKQALDQITISFGKGSIMWLGRAVSPKQVPVVSTGSFSLDTALGIGGLPKGRVIEIYGPEASGKTTLALHVIAEAQKQGGYCCFVDAEHALNPALAEAIGVNTENLLLSQPDCGEQALSLVDTIIRSGSVDVVVVDSVAALVPKGELEGEMGDAHMAMQARLMSQALRKLSHSLSLSQTILIFINQVRSKLSTFGGFGGPTEVTCGGNALKFYASVRLNIKRIGLVKKGEETIGSQVLVKIVKNKHAPPFRTAEFELEFGKGISREAELIDLGVKHKLITKGGGGYYSINNQSLRGRDAVKHFLAENDSAREDLMMKLREKLWDHGDKEKGSDVESIHVDPVEEAVLNDTTDEDAATAVEA; encoded by the exons GTAAGAAAAAGTCAAACTCAGATGGCAGTGATTCAGGTGAAGAGAATTTGTCCAAGAAAGACTTGGCTTTGAAACAAGCATTAGATCAGATCACTATATCATTTGGAAAGGGATCTATCATGTGGCTTGGTCGCGCAGTGTCCCCAAAACAAGTTCCCGTAGTGTCTACTGGATCATTTTCTTTGGATACTGCCCTTGGGATTGGGGGGCTTCCtaag GGACGCGTAATAGAGATATATGGTCCGGAGGCTTCAGGAAAAACGACTCTTGCTCTGCATGTAATTGCTGAGGCGCAGAAACAGGGAG gTTATTGTTGCTTCGTTGATGCTGAGCATGCTCTTAATCCGGCATTGGCTGAGGCCATTGGAGTAAATACTGAGAACTTACTTCTGTCTCAACCAGATTGTGGTGAGCAAGCTCTTAGTCTGGTGGATACAATTATAAGGAGTGGTTcggttgatgttgttgttgtggaCAGT GTGGCTGCCCTTGTCCCAAAAGGTGAGCTTGAAGGTGAGATGGGAGATGCTCATATGGCAATGCAAGCTAGACTGATGAGTCAAGCACTCCGCAAGCTGAGTCATTCTTTATCGCTATCACAGACCATTTTAATCTTCATAAATCAG GTCAGGTCAAAGCTATCAACTTTTGGGGGATTTGGAGGGCCTACTGAAGTTACTTGTGGTGGTAATGCCTTGAAGTTCTATGCTTCTGTGCGTCTAAACATAAAGCGAATTGGGCTCGTCAAGAAGGGGGAAGAG ACCATAGGAAGTCAAGTTCTTGTTAAGATTGTAAAGAACAAACATGCTCCTCCATTTAGAACTGCAGAGTTTGAGCTTGAGTTTGGTAAGGGAATTTCCCGTGAAGCTGAACTCATTGACTTGGGAGTCAAACATAAGCTCATCACAAAGGGTGGTGGTGGTTATTACAGTATCAACAATCAGAGCCTTCGTGGTAGAGATGCTGTAAAACATTTCCTAGCTGAGAACGATAGTGCAAGGGAAGATCTTATGATGAAACTTAGAGAAAAGCTTTGGGACCACGGGGACAAAGAAAAGGGTTCTGATGTGGAGTCTATACATGTAGACCCTGTCGAGGAGGCTGTTTTGAACGATACAACTGATGAAGATGCTGCAACTGCAGTTGAGGCATGA